In the genome of Budorcas taxicolor isolate Tak-1 chromosome 23, Takin1.1, whole genome shotgun sequence, one region contains:
- the IFIT2 gene encoding interferon-induced protein with tetratricopeptide repeats 2 yields MCNIQAYIKHRRGQHDAALGCLRQAEEFIQREHADQAEVRSLVTWGNYAWVYYHLGRFAEAQLYVDKVKQVCQKFSSPYRIESPELDCEEGWTRLKCGGNQNERAKVCFEKALQKNPKNPEFASGLAIASYRLDNKPPSQDPVNPLRQAIRLNPDNQYVKVLLALKLQKMNKKDEGERLVEEALEKAPLATDVIRGAAKLYRRTGDLDQAIELLRKALQCMPNNIYLHCHIGCCYRAKVLEVEKMGGEREELQRLIRHAIDHLKRADESNGNFFRISSYLACLYAQVGQYEEAEYYFQKEFSKELSPVAKQVLHLRYGNFQLFQRKCEDKAIHHFIEGVKINQGSKEGEKMRNKLQRFANIKLSKNRADPKALHLLAFLQELNEDMQPAEEYSERCLDSGNHIPSASLAEE; encoded by the coding sequence ATGTGCAACATACAGGCCTACATAAAGCACCGCAGAGGCCAGCATGACGCAGCCCTCGGATGCTTACGGCAAGCCGAAGAGTTCATCCAGCGAGAGCACGCTGACCAGGCAGAGGTCAGAAGCCTGGTCACCTGGGGAAACTACGCCTGGGTCTACTATCACCTGGGAAGATTCGCAGAAGCTCAGCTTTATGTAGACAAAGTAAAACAAGTCTGCCAGAAGTTTTCCAGCCCCTACAGAATTGAGAGTCCTGagctggactgtgaggaagggTGGACACGGTTAAAGTGTGGAGGAAACCAAAACGAAAGGGCCAAGGTGTGTTTTGAGAAGGCTCTgcagaagaaccccaagaaccCAGAGTTCGCCTCTGGACTGGCCATCGCGAGCTACCGGCTGGATAACAAGCCACCATCTCAGGATCCCGTTAACCCTTTGAGGCAAGCCATTCGGCTGAATCCTGACAACCAGTATGTCAAAGTCCTCCTGGCCCTGAAACttcaaaagatgaataaaaaagatgaagGAGAGAGATTAGTTGAAGAAGCTTTGGAAAAAGCCCCATTGGCCACGGATGTGATTCGAGGGGCAGCAAAGCTATATCGAAGAACAGGTGACTTGGACCAAGCTATAGAACTCCTGAGAAAGGCTCTACAATGCATGCCCAACAACATCTACCTGCATTGCCATATTGGGTGCTGCTATAGGGCCAAAGTCCTGGAGGTGGAGAAAATGGGCGGGGAGAGGGAGGAATTACAGAGACTAATAAGACACGCTATAGATCATTTAAAGAGAGCTGATGAGAGTAATGGAAATTTCTTCCGTATCAGCTCCTATCTCGCCTGCCTCTATGCACAAGTCGGCCAGTATGAAGAAGCAGAGTATTACTTTCAAAAAGAATTCAGCAAAGAGCTTTCTCCTGTAGCCAAACAAGTGCTCCACCTGCGATATGGCAACTTTCAGCTGTTCCAGAGGAAGTGTGAAGACAAGGCCATCCACCATTTCATAGAGGGTGTGAAAAtaaaccagggatcaaaggagggagaaaaaatgagaaacaaactGCAAAGATTTGCCAATATCAAGCTCTCGAAAAACAGAGCGGATCCTAAGGCTTTGCATCTCTTGGCGTTCCTTCAGGAACTGAATGAAGACATGCAGCCAGCAGAGGAATACTCTGAGAGGTGTTTGGATTCTGGAAACCACATCCCTTCAGCATCTTTAGCTGAGGAATGA